In a single window of the Melioribacteraceae bacterium genome:
- a CDS encoding DUF3365 domain-containing protein has translation MKIKNFLRKVPNYPMSVSLNLLLVGWTIIILGISIWTHKSIYSETLVLAHREAYKGYEKDVMFREWATKHGGVYVPITEETQPNPYLSNISERDITTTTNKKLTLMNPAYITRQVHELSFEKIGIKGHITSLQPIRKENKADQWETKALNEFEKGAEEYSGFDYINGEKHFRFMAPLFTTKGCLKCHADQGYKIGDIRGGISSTVPWENYNKSIISQSTKVFIGYGILWFIGFIGISMVKKKFIIYITRRYLYEEEMQKLNEELMLTKSVIEDNLQERNSFIEEITSANEKLSMINSEKDKFFSIIAHDLKSPFVGLIGLTEIVASDPESFTKEELYRMNGEIHSSAKNLFKLLQNLLEWSQMQKGIVDFNPQKLNLAEVVKLNSNLLEYNIKQKEILLESNVNPAISVFADENMLNSILRNLLTNAIKFTARKGKVFVGIIKHENNMIEIFVSDTGIGMSSEMREKLFKIEEKVGRKGTDGEQSTGLGLMLCKEFVEKHGGKIWVESEEGKGSKFIFSLPTS, from the coding sequence ATGAAAATCAAGAATTTTTTAAGAAAAGTCCCAAATTATCCGATGAGTGTTTCTCTAAATTTACTTTTAGTAGGTTGGACGATCATCATCCTTGGAATTTCGATTTGGACTCATAAAAGCATTTATTCTGAGACACTTGTATTAGCACACCGGGAGGCATATAAGGGATACGAAAAGGATGTAATGTTTCGAGAATGGGCAACAAAGCATGGCGGTGTGTATGTTCCAATTACTGAAGAAACACAGCCCAATCCTTATCTTTCTAATATTTCTGAGAGAGATATCACAACCACCACAAATAAAAAGCTTACACTTATGAATCCTGCATATATTACACGTCAGGTTCACGAATTATCATTTGAGAAAATTGGGATTAAGGGGCACATTACAAGTTTGCAGCCAATTCGAAAAGAGAACAAAGCAGATCAGTGGGAAACTAAAGCACTAAATGAATTTGAGAAAGGTGCCGAGGAGTATTCCGGATTTGATTACATCAATGGTGAAAAACATTTTCGTTTTATGGCACCTCTTTTTACTACAAAAGGCTGTTTAAAATGCCACGCTGACCAGGGTTACAAAATCGGGGATATCAGAGGTGGGATTAGTTCTACAGTACCCTGGGAGAATTATAATAAATCTATTATATCTCAATCAACAAAAGTTTTTATAGGTTATGGGATTTTGTGGTTTATTGGATTCATTGGGATTTCGATGGTCAAAAAGAAGTTTATTATATATATAACTCGAAGATATTTGTATGAAGAGGAAATGCAAAAATTAAATGAAGAATTAATGCTCACCAAAAGTGTAATTGAAGATAATTTGCAAGAAAGGAATTCATTTATAGAAGAAATAACATCAGCAAACGAAAAACTGAGCATGATAAATTCTGAAAAGGATAAATTCTTCTCAATTATTGCACACGATTTGAAATCCCCATTTGTAGGACTGATCGGTTTAACCGAAATAGTAGCGAGCGATCCAGAAAGTTTTACAAAGGAGGAACTGTATAGAATGAATGGCGAAATTCATTCCTCTGCTAAAAATTTATTTAAACTCTTGCAAAATCTACTCGAGTGGTCTCAAATGCAAAAGGGCATTGTGGATTTCAATCCTCAAAAACTCAATTTGGCTGAAGTAGTAAAGCTCAATTCAAACCTTCTTGAGTATAATATTAAGCAGAAAGAGATACTTCTCGAATCTAACGTTAACCCAGCTATTTCTGTATTTGCCGATGAGAATATGTTAAATTCAATTCTCAGAAACTTACTCACAAACGCAATTAAGTTTACCGCAAGAAAAGGAAAGGTATTTGTGGGTATAATTAAGCACGAAAATAATATGATAGAGATATTTGTCTCTGATACCGGTATTGGTATGTCATCCGAGATGCGGGAAAAACTTTTTAAAATTGAAGAAAAAGTTGGCAGAAAGGGAACTGATGGTGAGCAAAGTACCGGGTTAGGATTAATGCTCTGCAAAGAATTTGTTGAGAAGCATGGGGGTAAGATTTGGGTTGAAAGTGAAGAGGGAAAAGGAAGTAAATTTATATTTTCACTTCCGACATCATAA